GTTGTCATCAAACAGCCGCTGGGGTCGAATTCCTTCACGAATAAAAAACTCGATATTGCGCAGCTCTCCATCATCTCCGGAGTCCCCGGCGGTTCTGAGCTCGTGCAAGTGAATGGAGACGCCGAGCAAATCCACCTCTCGCCTTTCCAGCTGTGCAGCTGAAACCGGAGCTGGCGGCGTTGACGCTTGTTGTTTCGACGTAATTGCTGAATTGGTCTCTGCCCCGCCTTTCCGCAGCCGTTCCGCTGGCGCCGCGGTGTTGGAAACAGGGGGCTCAGTCGCCGGCCGTGCAGTTTGTGTCACCGGGGTTTGCGATCCGTTGAGCAGGAACAGCCACACCAGCAGTGCAATCACGCCCAAAAAAAGGACTGGCATAAGCCGGTCGCGAATCCATTGTTCAGTTCGATCAGCAGACATCAGATAGATCCTTAACAGGCTCAATTACGCACGGCGAGCACAGATTTTTTCGACACATCGTCGAATATCCGTTGTCTCTCGCCGCCCTGCAGATCCTGCACAACCAACGAATACTTTCTCGCATCAAGCTGTTCGGCAAACAGATAGGCTATCTGCGAGTCGCCAAAAAAAACCGGCGCGCGGGCTGCGCCACCCGCCCCGGCCAAGGGCTCACGATGACCATCCAGGTCCGTGTGAAACACCTGCATGCTGCCTTCATATACTTTGCGATGATTGCGCTCGTCGTAGAAATAGCGGTAATCCACCAGTGCCGAGTACAGCAGAGACTTATTGTCTGCGGACCAACTCACCGGGCTTTGTACCTGATGGCTGGCATCAGAAACCGGCACATCCTCCCGCCCCTGTAACGCGAGTACTCGCAAAGTACGCACCCCCGCCTCGTCGGGATGAAGAATGTAGGCGATGCGTTCGCCATCCGGCGACCAGGCCAGCGATGTCACACTCCCACACTGCGGGCAAGAGCCTTCCGCTTGCGCGCCCAGCCGCGGAAATTCTTTCAGTACCGAGGGGATAAATGGGATCGCATCATTGCTGGGGAAGTGGTCACCCGACTTGCCGCTCACGCCTGGATCTTCACTCGAATGACACGCCGGCCTCAGCAGCATCAGCGCAGCCCCCGTCTCAGAGCGCATGGCGATTACAAAACTGCTGCCATCTGGTGACCACGCGAAATCAAGAATCTCGCCGGCAGAAAATACGGGTTGTGGAGACTTGCCTTTTTTATCCGGCGTGTCGCTTTTGGGAAGTGCCTGAACCAGTAATTGGCTTCGCTCGTAGACATAGGCCAACCGGCGCCCGTCGGGACTGAAGCGCGGCAACATTTCATTGCCAGGTGTTTTTGTCAGCCGCTCCAGTGCTCCTCCCCTCTGCGGCGCCCAATAAATATCGAACGCTTCCGTGCGCCGGTGAATATCAATTTCAGTGCTCTCCTCGCGATTGGAAGAGAAGGCCACAGCGCCGAGACTGGAGATATCCGCATCCACATCCCGCCAGCGGATATTGTCGGTAACCTGTTGTAATTTCCCATCTGCGGAGTAAGTGACCACATTGGAAACCGGCCCCATCACTTTGCTGCTGAATGCCAACTCCTGTGCGGAAACACACATGGAAAAAGCGAAACACAACATACTGGCAAATCCAAAAAGCCTGCTAATTCCCACAGCGAGGTGATTGACCACTGGCAGTGATATCTCCAATTTTCCGACCTTGCAGTAAAAGAGTATTTCCGGCGCCATACATCATTGATGTACATACGCGATGTACATGCGCTTAGTTGCAACGTGTCTGGAATTGAAAACAACCCCGTGGAAAGATGATCCAGAAGCCAATTTGTTAAAAATGTGGACGGGTGTCACGAACGAAAGAGGAAGGATGCGAAAGGCAGGGCAATGTGAAGGTGGACTTGTTCACACAGAAACAGGAGAAAGCCCGGCGGCTGCCGGGCTTATGTCATTATCAGTTCAGGGTCTGGACACCCATGTTGTAAAGCGTAAATCCGAAAATATCCGCATATTGCTCAATCGTCTTGGATACCGGCGTGCCGGCACCGTGACCAGCGTTGGTCTCGATGCGGATCAGCGTCGGAGCAGGGCCGCTCTGGTGATCCTGAAGTTCCGCGGCGAACTTGAACGAATGCGCGGGCACGACACGGTCATCGTGATCGGCGGTGGTGACCAGGGTAGCCGGGTACTCCACACCATTTTTTACATTGTGTACCGGGGAATAACCGTAAAGGTATTCGAACATTTCCTTATTGTCTTCCGCGGTGCCGTAGTCATAGGCCCAGCCCGCACCAGCGGTGAAGGTGTGGTAGCGCAGCATATCCATCACACCCACTGCTGGCAGCGCTACTTTTACCAGGTCCGGCCGCTGGGTCATCACCGCGCCAACCAGCAGGCCACCGTTGGAGCCACCGCGGATCGCGAGGTAATCACTGGAGGTGTAGCCTTTTTCGATCAGGTATTCACCGGCGGCAATAAAGTCATCGAACACATTCTGCTTCTGCAGCTTGGTACCCGCATCGTGCCAGCTTTTCCCGTATTCACCGCCACCGCGCAGGTTGGGAACGGCATACACACCGCCTTGCTCGAGCCATACCGCGTTGGCAATACTGAATGACGGCGTCAGGCTGATATTGAAGCCGCCATAGCCATACAGAATCGTCGGATTTTTGCCGTTGCGCTCCAGGCCCTTCTTATAGGTAATCATCATCGGCACTTTGGTACCGTCCCTGGAGGTGTAGAATACCTGCTCAGACTCGTACTGCGCCGGATCAAACTGAGCGCCCGACTTGCGATACACACTGGACTCACCCTGCTTTACATCGAACCCAAAGATGGTGGCCGGGGTTTTGTAGTTGGTGAACGAATAGTACAGGGTTTTGTCTTCGCGCTTACCACTCAGGGAGCTGGCACTGCCCGGACCGGGCAGCTCGATTTCACGCACCTGCTTGCCATCGTAGTCGTACTGATAGACTTTTGACAACGCATCCACCATGTACTCGGCAAACACATAGCCACCACCGGTGGAGGCGGTCAGCACATTGTCGGTCTCACCAATAAAGTCCTGCCAGTTGTCCGGAGTGGGATTGGCGGCATCGACGGTGACGATTTTTTTGTTCGGCGCTTCGCGGTTGGTGACCAGATACAGCTTGCTGCCCTGGTTATCCAGTACGTAGGTATCAGAGTCGAAATCGTC
The Microbulbifer celer DNA segment above includes these coding regions:
- a CDS encoding TolB family protein: MLCFAFSMCVSAQELAFSSKVMGPVSNVVTYSADGKLQQVTDNIRWRDVDADISSLGAVAFSSNREESTEIDIHRRTEAFDIYWAPQRGGALERLTKTPGNEMLPRFSPDGRRLAYVYERSQLLVQALPKSDTPDKKGKSPQPVFSAGEILDFAWSPDGSSFVIAMRSETGAALMLLRPACHSSEDPGVSGKSGDHFPSNDAIPFIPSVLKEFPRLGAQAEGSCPQCGSVTSLAWSPDGERIAYILHPDEAGVRTLRVLALQGREDVPVSDASHQVQSPVSWSADNKSLLYSALVDYRYFYDERNHRKVYEGSMQVFHTDLDGHREPLAGAGGAARAPVFFGDSQIAYLFAEQLDARKYSLVVQDLQGGERQRIFDDVSKKSVLAVRN
- a CDS encoding prolyl oligopeptidase family serine peptidase; amino-acid sequence: MNKLTLVAAVSLLAACSGDNAVEGAPGGVKAQPETSTTSTQMTAMQYPDTRKDDVVDTYFGTHVADPYRWLEDDRSEETEAWVEAQNKVTFSFLDQIPYRDDLKNRLEELWNYEKVGSPFKEGDYTYFYRNDGLQNQYVVWRKKGDGEAEVFLDPNTFSEDGTTSLATLEFSKDGSIAAYAISEGGSDWRKIIIIDAETKKVLEEPLVDVKFSGISWKGNEGFYYSSYDKPEGSELSAKTDQHKLYFHKLGQAQSEDRLVFGGKPEEKRRYVSGSVTEDDRYLVISGATSTSGNDLYIRDLTKANAPLVQVLDDFDSDTYVLDNQGSKLYLVTNREAPNKKIVTVDAANPTPDNWQDFIGETDNVLTASTGGGYVFAEYMVDALSKVYQYDYDGKQVREIELPGPGSASSLSGKREDKTLYYSFTNYKTPATIFGFDVKQGESSVYRKSGAQFDPAQYESEQVFYTSRDGTKVPMMITYKKGLERNGKNPTILYGYGGFNISLTPSFSIANAVWLEQGGVYAVPNLRGGGEYGKSWHDAGTKLQKQNVFDDFIAAGEYLIEKGYTSSDYLAIRGGSNGGLLVGAVMTQRPDLVKVALPAVGVMDMLRYHTFTAGAGWAYDYGTAEDNKEMFEYLYGYSPVHNVKNGVEYPATLVTTADHDDRVVPAHSFKFAAELQDHQSGPAPTLIRIETNAGHGAGTPVSKTIEQYADIFGFTLYNMGVQTLN